The Saccopteryx leptura isolate mSacLep1 chromosome 2, mSacLep1_pri_phased_curated, whole genome shotgun sequence genome has a window encoding:
- the LOC136395181 gene encoding short-chain dehydrogenase/reductase family 9C member 7 produces the protein MAALTDLSFMYRWLKNCNLVRNLSDKYVFITGCDSGFGNLLAKQLVDRGMRVLAACFTQEGAQKLQQDTSYRLQTTLLDVTKSESIQAAAQWVRAQVGEQGLWALVNNAGVGLPSGPNEWLTKEDFVKVINVNLVGLIEVTLHMLPIVKKARGRVVNVSSCGGRVAVIGGGYCVSKFGVEAFSDSIRRELHYFGVKVSIIEPGNYRTSILGKEGMELHLRKLWARLPQETRDSYGEEYFRVYTDKLTNMMQLAEPRIRDVTNSMEHAIVSRNPRIRYNPGLDAKLLYLPLAKLPTPVTDLILSRYLPKPADSV, from the exons ATGGCAGCTCTCACAGACCTCTCCTTCATGTACCGCTGGCTCAAGAACTGCAATCTTGTCCGCAACCTCTCAGACAAGTATGTCTTCATCACAGGCTGTGATTCGGGCTTTGGAAACCTGCTGGCCAAGCAGCTGGTTGATCGAGGCATGAGGGTGCTGGCTGCTTGTTTCACTCAGGAGGGGGCCCAGAAGCTTCAGCAAGATACTTCCTACAGGCTCCAGACCACCCTACTGGATGTCACCAAGAGTGAGAGCATCCAGGCGGCGGCCCAGTGGGTGAGGGCCCAAGTGGGCGAGCAAG GCCTCTGGGCCCTGGTGAACAACGCGGGTGTGGGCCTGCCCAGTGGTCCCAATGAATGGCTGACCAAGGAGGACTTTGTGAAGGTGATCAATGTGAACCTGGTGGGACTGATCGAAGTGACCCTCCACATGCTGCCCATAGTCAAGAAAGCCCGGGGCAGGGTCGTCAATGTGTCGAGCTGTGGTGGTCGTGTGGCTGTCATCGGTGGTGGCTACTGTGTCTCCAAGTTTGGTGTCGAGGCCTTCTCTGACAGCATCAG GCGTGAGCTCCATTACTTTGGGGTGAAAGTCAGCATCATTGAGCCAGGGAACTATCGGACATCCATTCTGGGCAAGGAGGGCATGGAGTTGCACCTGCGGAAGCTGTGGGCACGGCTGCCTCAGGAGACCCGGGATAGCTATGGAGAGGAGTACTTCCGTGTCT ATACTGACAAATTAACAAACATGATGCAGCTGGCAGAGCCAAGGATCAGAGATGTCACCAACAGCATGGAACACGCTATTGTTTCCAGAAACCCCCGCATCCGCTACAACCCTGGTCTGGATGCCAAACTTCTCTACCTCCCCTTGGCTAAGTTGCCCACCCCTGTTACAGATTTAATCTTGAGCCGGTACCTTCCAAAGCCAGCAGACAGTGTCTGA